TAGAGCACTAACCGTAGCGATGCAACAGTTTGGCGGAGTGTTGCCGTAGCGCACTCGCCGCGCCCATTGAGGTGCTTATCCGCGTAATCGCAAGTGACGAGGCATTTCTTGTGGCTTTCCCCGCGCGGATGCTGCATTCATGCCATCGCGTTGATACGGTTTCGAACGGCAGGGATGGCGCGTCCGGTCCGCCCAAGCCATAGCAGTGCTCCAGGTTTGGCTAGGATCTTGAGCGTCTGAGTCCGGTTCAGGAGGTGCCGCGCGTGGTCGAAGCCGACGCCGGCATGGTGCGGGCCGGGGCCGCTGCGGCGGCACGGCGGCGTGAACTCAACATCAGCCAGCGCAGCCTGGCCGCCGACGGGGTGATCAACGCCGGTGCGCTGATCTCCTTCGAGAAGGGCCGCAGCTGGCCGCGGCAGGCCACCCGGGCCAAATTGGAGGAAGTGCTGCAGTGGCCGGCGGGGACTATCGAGCGGGTCCGCCGCGGTGAGTCGGTGCGGGCCACCCCGGCGCGCGGCGGCGCCGTGGCCGAACCCGCCGCCGACGTCCCGCTCATCGCCCAGGCGGTGATCGCCGCCGCGAACACGATCGGCGCGACGATCGAGACCCTGCCCGCGCCGGTCGACCCCGGATTCACCGCGCGGGCCACCGCGATCCTGGCCGATCTGCGCCAGCTGGAGGCGGTGGCCTCGCGGGCCGCGCGTATCCAGGTGACCCCGGAGCTGATCCGGGCGTTGAGCACGGTGCGCAGCCGGATCGACGAGCTGACCATGCGCGCGGCGACCGCGCCCACCGCCACCTTGGGGCAGCGGCTCTACGCCGCGCGGCGGCGCGCCAACCTGACGGTGACCGAAACCGGCCAGGCCGCAGGCGTCGTCGAGGACGTCATCGTCGCCGCCGAGTCCGAACAGCCGCTGGCGGACGCCGAGGTGCGCGCTGTCGAACAACTCATCAGTCAGATCGAGTGGCGCTGAACCAGATTCAGAATCGTTCCCGGTGCCGGTCGTCATTGGTCGGGAAGTGTGCGGCCAGCGCGGCCGCGACCTCCAGGAACTTGCGCCGGGTCTGCGTCGACATCACGGCCGTCCCGGCGATCACCCCGCCGGGACGCAGCTGACCGTCG
This region of Mycolicibacterium diernhoferi genomic DNA includes:
- a CDS encoding transcriptional regulator, whose amino-acid sequence is MVRAGAAAAARRRELNISQRSLAADGVINAGALISFEKGRSWPRQATRAKLEEVLQWPAGTIERVRRGESVRATPARGGAVAEPAADVPLIAQAVIAAANTIGATIETLPAPVDPGFTARATAILADLRQLEAVASRAARIQVTPELIRALSTVRSRIDELTMRAATAPTATLGQRLYAARRRANLTVTETGQAAGVVEDVIVAAESEQPLADAEVRAVEQLISQIEWR